The following proteins come from a genomic window of Natrinema saccharevitans:
- a CDS encoding phosphoadenosine phosphosulfate reductase family protein gives MTENFPDYVDVDYDDGNGEDPEDYQHIQDKIEKAIEVTREGLEAYENPAVMWTGGKDSTLTLYFIKEVADRFDLEVPPAVFIDHYQHFEGIHDFVDHWADEWDLEVIYARNEDVGEYVDEHGLEPGDDIEISELSEHNQHHVREILEYEEDTFPFLLDTYVGNHLLKTVALNDALEEYDIDGVISGVRWDEQEARADETFFSPRHDPDIYPPHDRIQPILQFDEAAVWEAFWNFVVPDTVDEFPEEGYVPEADDDLPEGVTQDDVPISPKYFAGFRSLGSEVSTEKSDEDPAWLQDLEGTTERAGRAQDKEDLMERLRDLGYM, from the coding sequence ATGACCGAGAACTTCCCCGACTACGTCGACGTCGATTACGACGACGGCAACGGCGAAGACCCCGAAGACTACCAGCACATTCAGGACAAGATCGAGAAGGCCATCGAGGTCACCCGCGAGGGGCTCGAGGCCTACGAGAACCCGGCCGTGATGTGGACCGGCGGCAAGGACTCGACGCTGACGCTGTACTTCATCAAGGAGGTCGCCGACCGCTTCGACCTCGAGGTACCGCCCGCGGTCTTTATCGACCACTACCAGCACTTCGAGGGGATCCACGACTTCGTCGACCACTGGGCCGACGAGTGGGACCTCGAGGTCATTTACGCGCGCAACGAAGACGTCGGCGAGTACGTCGACGAACACGGTCTCGAGCCCGGCGACGACATCGAGATCTCCGAACTCTCCGAGCACAACCAACATCACGTCCGGGAGATCCTCGAGTACGAGGAGGACACTTTCCCGTTCCTGCTGGACACCTACGTCGGCAACCACCTGCTGAAGACGGTCGCGCTCAACGACGCCCTGGAGGAGTACGACATCGACGGCGTCATCTCCGGCGTCCGCTGGGACGAACAGGAGGCCCGCGCCGACGAGACGTTCTTCTCGCCGCGACACGACCCCGACATCTACCCGCCCCACGACCGCATCCAGCCCATCCTGCAGTTCGACGAGGCCGCCGTCTGGGAGGCCTTCTGGAACTTCGTCGTGCCGGACACCGTCGACGAGTTCCCGGAAGAGGGCTACGTCCCGGAGGCCGATGACGACCTCCCCGAGGGTGTCACCCAGGACGACGTTCCGATCTCGCCGAAGTACTTCGCCGGCTTCCGCTCGCTGGGCAGCGAGGTCAGCACGGAAAAGAGCGACGAGGACCCCGCCTGGCTTCAGGATCTCGAGGGGACGACCGAACGCGCCGGCCGCGCCCAGGACAAGGAGGACCTGATGGAGCGACTGCGCGATCTGGGTTATATGTAG